In Acidobacteriota bacterium, the DNA window TTTTTACTGCTCTCGGCTGTCGCGACCCACATAGGGACCGCAGTCGGTGACAAAAAGAGAGCGAGGCCACTGGCTCCGGTTCGAAACCGGGTGCCGCTCGAGACCGAGAATGTCTCGTCTGCCAGTCTTGTGAGGGGTGCATAATGAACTCAACTACATCAGCGGAACAGGTGTCGAAGACGATGAGGGCTATTGCTCTAATGATCATCGCTTCTTGTACTGCGGTTGCCGGGGGACTACAAACAAACCGCAATCAGTCTACCGGGGTCTCCCCCAGTGGCTCAGTGGCGCAACCCGCAGGACGCGGATCAACTGCCGTGCTGGTCTCGCCGGAAGAAGACTACCGCATCGGTCCAAATGATGTGATCGACATCAGGGTTGAGAATGCTCCAGAACTAACCCAAACGTTTCGAGTGACCGCTGCTGGCACCTTCCTGATGCCGTACGTCGGCCGGGTCAGCGCTGCGAAGAAAACGACTGAGGAACTCGCGCTGCTGATCGCTGACGGCCTGCGCGGCGATTATCTCAAAGACCCGCGGGTTAGCGTGTCAGTAAAGGAATTCAACAGCCGCTCTTTCTTCATCCAGGGCTCGGTGAGAAGCCCGGGTGTTTTTCAGATCGAAGGAAGGCCGTCTATGCTCGAGCTGCTCACACTAGCCGGCGGTTTGACCGAAACTCACGGCGCGAACGCATACATCATTCGAAGGCTAAAAACGCCTGCGCAGAATGAGCCTGACCCTAACGTCTCAAAGACAGTCTCTGGAAACGAGGCCAACGGCGAGCCGGAGGCGGCGCTCGAGGAGAGACCCAAGTACGAGCTCAAAAGCGCGAACATCAATGGGCTGCTTAAGGGCCGCTTTGATCAAGACGTATTGCTGGAGCCGGGGGACATCATCAACATACCCCCTTCCGATGTCTTCTTCGTTGCGGGCGAAGTAAACGCCCCGGGCTCGTTCGCGCTCAAAGAAGGTACGACGTTGCAACAAGCCATATCGCTCGCGCAGGGTACGAACTACAAGGCCGCCTTAAACCGCGGCATCATATTTCGAGAGAATTCGAGCGGCAAGCGTGAGGAGTTGCGCGTTGATATCGGCGCAATCATGAGCGGCAAGAAAGAAGACGTTGAAATTTCCGCCAATGACATCATCATGGTGCCAAATAGCCGGACCAAATCGATCGGTGGAGCGCTGCTTAGAGCCTTCGGCATGAACTCAATCACCCGGCTGCCGATCCCGTGACATGTATCAACCTGCTTGGTCTTTTAAGGAGCACCACCCCCGGTGACTCTATTGGAGAACAGTCTATGACGGACGAACGTTTGGAACTTGAGAAAATCCCCACGCCGGACGATGCTCCCTTACTCCGGCCGGGATACCCTCATCTCGGGGCCTATCCTGATGCCACGCCGTATGGTTACGGGTATGGATACGGGGAAGCTGATGAGCGAGCATACATAGGGCGGATGTGGCGCGCCATCAAAAAGCGCAAACTTGTGATCATCGTCATTGCCATAATCGTCACAGCCGTTGTTACGGTCGAGGTGTATCGCACGAAGTCCACCTACCAGGCTTCGACGACGATCGAAATCGCAAAGGACAGCCGCACACTGTTCAGAAGCGGTGACATGATTTTGCAAACCGACGACGGAGACGATATCTACTACGCACAGTCGGCATTGAAAACTCGGATCCGCCAACTCCAAAGCCGGCCGCTGCTCGAGGACGTAGTCGTAAACCTGAAGCTCGATCAGAACCCCAACCTAATGGACGTAACAACTCGCAAGTCGATCCTTGAGTCGATTAAGACCATTGGAGGACGGCTCGGTTCGCAGGAGAGCTGGACTCCGCCCACTGTGCAGGAAACCCCGGCCGTGACTTCTCCAACTGATCGTACCCGCGAGGAGAGCGCGCACCTCGCTCCCTACGTCAACGTGCTAGCGGCCAACCTCACCGCCGAACCACTGCCCGACACGCGGATGCTCGTCGTCTCGTTCAGCCATACCGATCCGGTGCTGGCAGCCGATATCGTCGACAACATCGCACAGGTCTTCATTAAACGGAGCTATGAGAGCAAAACCGAAAAATACACCAACGCTTCAGAATGGCTTGATAAGTCCACGCGTGAACTCAAAGCCAGCGTCGAGCGGGCCGAAAGAGAACTGGCCGACTACAGCAGCGGTCATAATATCTATTCGGCGGACGCCAGGGAGAACCTGGCGGTCGAAAAGCTGACCAAGCTCCACGGCGAAGCCACCAGGACCCAAACGGAGCGAATGCTGAAACAGTCGCTATATGAGGAGGTCAAAGCCGGGCGCGTGTCGCAGCTTCCGGAATCATTCTCAGATCCGAGGACAACCGAGCTCCAGAAGAGGCTGGGCGAACTGAAGGTCCAGCTTTCGCAGCTCGAGATTACCTACGGACCCAAACATCCCAAGGTGGTTGCGGCAAAAGAGGAAATGGCCGCGATTCAAACGCAGATCGATGACAGCAGATCGTCGCTTCAGGAAAGGCTAAAGGCCGATTACGAGCGGGCGGTGCGAGACGAAGGGTCGCTCGGGACCGCGCTGGCTGTTGCGAAGGCCGAAGCAGCCCAGCAAAACCAGGCCGCGATTCAGTTCAATATCCTCAAAAAGAATGTCGAGATCGCCAACTCCTTATATACCGAATTCCTGCAGAAGATGAATCAAGCCAAGATTCAGGAGCACGAGCAACACAGCGGTGTGAAGATGATCGACCCGCCGCAAGTACCTACGTCTCCGGTGGCTCCCAATCGCCCGCGCACGATACTAATTGGGTTTATGGTGAGTCTGCTCGCGGGTGTGGGATTAGTCTTTTTCCTCGAATACCTGGACAATACCGTCAAGACCGTCGAGGACGTTAGCCGTTACACCCAACTTCCGGCGCTCAGCGTCATACCGGCGATTTCCGGACGCAAGCCGCGTCTACTGACCAGCGGCAGCAACGGAAAGAAGAAGAGTACAGCGGGTCTTGGAAATGGGGGACACATCAGGACGGATCAAATGAGCGTACTCGACAGCCGGTCGTCGGTGGCTGAGGCGTATCGCGTGCTCCGGACCTCGGTGCTGCTGTCTTCGGTGGACCGGCCGCCAAAGACGATATTGATTACAAGCGGACAGCCGGGCGAGGGCAAAACGACCACGGTTGTCAACACGGCGATCTCGCTTGCGCAACTGGGAGCATCGGTGTTGATCATTGATTGCGATCTTCGAAAGCCATCTACCCATAAGGTGCTGGGCGTCGATCAGTCGCGCGGGTTGTCGACGTACCTGTCCCGCGATGTGGACATCAACGACGTAATCCAGAAGCTGCCTATCGCGAACCTGTCGTTGCTACCGTGCGGCCCGATACCTCCGAACCCGTCAGAGATGATCAGCTCGGCGAAGATGAAACAGATGCTGCAGACGCTATCCGAGACCTACGATCACATCATCATCGACTCGCCGCCGCTGCTGAAGGTCACCGACCCGGTTATCTTGTCAACTATGGTAGACGGGGTGATCCTTGTCGTGCACGGAGGCAAGAGCACGCGGGACGTTGTGCGCCGAACGCGGCAAGAATTGTCGATTGCCGGCGCGAGGATCTTCGGCGTAGTTCTGAACAACATCGATGCTGGTGAGGAAGGTTATGACAACTATTATTACGGGGCTTATTCCGATTATGAGGAGAGCGCCGGAACGAGCACTTGATTTGAGCAGTCGGACGAGAGTAGTCACAAGCGAGTTTGCCTGGCAGCCCTTGGGAAGTGGCGGGATCTGGCAAAGCACAGAAGTACGTCGGCGAGGATGAGGATAACTTCAACTCGAGCTTCGACCCTTCACAGTCTTCCATAATCTGGAGAAAGTAATCCGATGCCTAATTTCCGGCTCGACGCGATGTAGGCAGCGGTGCTGCGAGTAAAGCTCCGACACCTTGATCAATGGACCGAAGCAAGGCAGCGAAACGCGGCGGTGTATCGGGACCTGTTCGGCGAAGCCGGCTTGGCCGTGACTCTCGACGAATTCTCGGGCGGCTCACCTGGGGTGGTGTTGCCGTTCGAGTCGCCGAATGTACGTCACATCTATAATCAGTTTGTGATCAGGAGCCAGCGCCGAGACGAGTTGATAAAGCATTTGAAGGAGCGTCAGATCGGTACTGAGATTTATTATCCCGTGCCGATGCACTTACAGGAATGCTTCGCGGACCTGGGCTATGGAGAGGGCGATTTCCTCGCCAGCGAGTCGGCCGCCGATCAAACGCTGGCGCTTCCTATCTATCCGGAGTTGACCTACGGGATGTTGTCAGCAGTTGCCGACGCGATAACCGAGTTTTACGCGTAGGTGTGAACGGTTAGCCAGCAAGCATGCTTTCAACTCTCGACAACCAACATTCGACCGCTGATTGCCGATCGCTAGTTTAAGAATCACGGGCCGCTGAGCAAACTGGCTGCTAATGGAAAAATCACTTCCCGCTCCTGGTGCACCCACACAAGCACAACCAACCCAGCCGCTCCGTTATGTTGCTGCGAGCGCAGCAATGGCGTCCGGAACTGCTGAGGTCGTCACGCGCGTCCTCACAGTAGTGCTGGCGATCGTGACCGCGCGCGTGCTGGAACCTGTCGAGGTGGGATTGCTCGGCCTGGCGGTCATAGTTATTGGCGTCGTCTCGATGCTGGGCTTTTATCCCGAGACGGCGGCGGTTGCGGCGCGCGGCGAAGAAAGCGAAGGCAAGTACGCGCTTGCGGCTACTGCAATTCGGGCGGCTCTGTTGGCGTCGTTGTTTGCGATTACGTGGCTCGCCTTCTCAGCGATCTCCCGTTATCTCACAGGGAAAGACGACGCGGCTGGTCCTCTCCGCGATTTGTTGCTCGTACTTGCCTGGATGCCCGTGTTTGAGTTGTTGAGCGGCTATGCCCAGGTGGTGATGCAGAGGCGGCTCGAATTGAACCTCCTCGCGCGGCTTCAGATCCTGCAACCGGTTCTCTTTGTCGGATCAGCCCTGGCGCTGTTGATAACCGGGTACGGCTATATCGGCGTGGCGTGGGCTAACATTGCCAGCAGCGCAGCAATAACTCTGCTGCTGTGGTGGCGATTGCTCTCAACCGGATCGGCCGCATGGCCTGGCTGGCCTTCGAAGAGGATATGGACCGAAACCATACGGGGCACCATGAAGGTGCTCATTGGCGGGTTCGGCGGTTATCTTGGCGGACGAGTCGATAACCTGTTGGTGGCCGGCTCAATCGGGCCGGCGGCGATGAGCTTTTACTCGATGGCGTGGAATGCCTCACGCACGCCTGCCAACGTCTTCGCGAGGGCGATCAACTTTGTTTTGGTACCGGCCCTGGCCCGAATTCAGGATGACCCGTCGCGGGTGCAACGTGCGCTGCGGGAATGTCTGCGCACTTCATACCTACTCCTGGCGCCCGCTTGCGCGATTCTATTCGTGACGGCCCCCGTGCTCGTTACGTATCTGATTGGTCCCAAGTGGCTCCCGCTGGTTCCGGCGCTGCGGGTCATGTGCTTCACGGTGCTGGCGGTGCCGATTCTGTTTGCGTGCGGAGCACTGTTGGTAGGGACCGGAAGAGCGCATCTTGTTGGGATCGCGACAGGCGTACAGCTAGCGACGCTTTTCATAGCTATCCCGCCGCTGTCGGGCCGCTGGGGTGTTGTTGGTGCGGCTTACGCGGACAGCGTCGCGGTATTTCTCCTGACTCTAACGCTGGTCATAACCGCGCGGTTCGCTACCCGGCAAGTCGGTTTCCGGGTTCTTAAGTCGGCCGCTGTGCCGCTAGTGGCGGCAGTGAGTTCGGGTGGCCTCGCATTCCTCCTAACGAGTTCGATCCAGTCGGGTGCGGTGCGGCTTTCAGCAGGAGTCTGTGTCACTTCGCTCGGATACGTGCTGATCGTGGCGCTTCTGGGCGGTCGAGCTGGACTGCTCGACCTGGCAGATATGGTGCGTACAGTGGTTCGACGGTCCCCGATCCCCGCTGCGTCGCAAATGTGAAAGGAGTCAATCGGATGTCTGCCGTTATTGCCGGCAATGTCTCTGAATACAATCTGGCGTTAGCTGAGCGCATAGTACCGCTCGTCGCTGAGTTCTTCCATTTGACCGAGCGCGAGGTCTGGGAACGAATTGACCACGAGTTGCAAAGCCCGGGCTCAACTGTTGCGGATGCTTGGAGGTTGGCAAAACCCAAGAGTCCAGATGAGGTTATGCGCTTCTATGGCGAGACCGACAGTTATGTGTATGATCTTGTCGTCGACCATTGCCACGCTCGACGTCGTGGAGCCTGGAGTGCGTTAATGGCGCGCATTGAGCGACTCGGCTCGCCCCGGAGCGTTCTGTTATACGGGGATGGCATCGGCAGTGACTCAATTGCGCTTGCACGATGTGGTCATCGAGTAACCTATTTCGACGTCCCTGGCATTACCTCCGCTTTTGCCCGATTCCGGTTTGAACGGGAGAACCCGGCGAATCTCATTGCAGTGATTGAAGCAGAAGCTGACATCCCCGCCTGGACCTTCGACGTCGCCGTGTGCATCGAAGTGCTTGAGCACGTTCCGGATCCGCCGGCTGTAATGAGAGCCCTCCATCGTGCCCTGAGACCCGGGGGCATAGCCTTGATCACTGAAAGCTTCGAGAGCGTAGGTGACGAGTTCCCGTCACACTTGCCCGAAAACTTTCGATATGCGGGGCGGACACACCAGCTAATGGAGGGGATTGGTTTTGCAAACACCTACTACAACACTGATCCTGTGAATCGGCCGATGGAATTTACAAAGGTCGGCGGCGACGTCTCTGGAGCTCTGCTCAAGATAAAGGGAAAACTACGCCGCGCCGTTGAATCGCGATGGCGGCGCGTTAGTCGAGTTACGGGCTAGTGGTGGCACTGATCAGTAGCAGTTTGAAGTTGCGCATCTGGCAAGTCGCCGAAACGTACCCTCCCGGCTACGGTGGAGGCGCGGCCATCTACATCCAGGACGTTTCCCGAGCGCTGGCCCAGCGCGGTCACGATGTCCGAGTTCTTTGCACCGAGAACTCAGACAATAAGCCTTACAGCGTTCGCACAGATTATGATGGAGCGGTTCGCGTCGATCGAGTTAACCTGCCGTATTTTAAGACGCGCGACCCGGATGGATGGCAACTGGGACTCGCGGGTTGGCGCGGCCACGAGCGCCGGATCAGCGGGGTTGTTAGCAGTTTGTTGGCCGACTGGAGACCGGACATCGTGCATTACAGCACAGCGCGTCCGCTCGGCGAAGAGTGCCTGATTACGATCCACCGAGAAGGCGTGCCAATTGTGGGCTTCGTGCACGAAGCGTGGTTGATTTGTACGCGACTCATGCTTTTGAGATCGCCGACGTCGGAGCCTTGCCCCGGCCCGC includes these proteins:
- a CDS encoding polysaccharide biosynthesis/export family protein — encoded protein: MNSTTSAEQVSKTMRAIALMIIASCTAVAGGLQTNRNQSTGVSPSGSVAQPAGRGSTAVLVSPEEDYRIGPNDVIDIRVENAPELTQTFRVTAAGTFLMPYVGRVSAAKKTTEELALLIADGLRGDYLKDPRVSVSVKEFNSRSFFIQGSVRSPGVFQIEGRPSMLELLTLAGGLTETHGANAYIIRRLKTPAQNEPDPNVSKTVSGNEANGEPEAALEERPKYELKSANINGLLKGRFDQDVLLEPGDIINIPPSDVFFVAGEVNAPGSFALKEGTTLQQAISLAQGTNYKAALNRGIIFRENSSGKREELRVDIGAIMSGKKEDVEISANDIIMVPNSRTKSIGGALLRAFGMNSITRLPIP
- a CDS encoding polysaccharide biosynthesis tyrosine autokinase, which produces MTDERLELEKIPTPDDAPLLRPGYPHLGAYPDATPYGYGYGYGEADERAYIGRMWRAIKKRKLVIIVIAIIVTAVVTVEVYRTKSTYQASTTIEIAKDSRTLFRSGDMILQTDDGDDIYYAQSALKTRIRQLQSRPLLEDVVVNLKLDQNPNLMDVTTRKSILESIKTIGGRLGSQESWTPPTVQETPAVTSPTDRTREESAHLAPYVNVLAANLTAEPLPDTRMLVVSFSHTDPVLAADIVDNIAQVFIKRSYESKTEKYTNASEWLDKSTRELKASVERAERELADYSSGHNIYSADARENLAVEKLTKLHGEATRTQTERMLKQSLYEEVKAGRVSQLPESFSDPRTTELQKRLGELKVQLSQLEITYGPKHPKVVAAKEEMAAIQTQIDDSRSSLQERLKADYERAVRDEGSLGTALAVAKAEAAQQNQAAIQFNILKKNVEIANSLYTEFLQKMNQAKIQEHEQHSGVKMIDPPQVPTSPVAPNRPRTILIGFMVSLLAGVGLVFFLEYLDNTVKTVEDVSRYTQLPALSVIPAISGRKPRLLTSGSNGKKKSTAGLGNGGHIRTDQMSVLDSRSSVAEAYRVLRTSVLLSSVDRPPKTILITSGQPGEGKTTTVVNTAISLAQLGASVLIIDCDLRKPSTHKVLGVDQSRGLSTYLSRDVDINDVIQKLPIANLSLLPCGPIPPNPSEMISSAKMKQMLQTLSETYDHIIIDSPPLLKVTDPVILSTMVDGVILVVHGGKSTRDVVRRTRQELSIAGARIFGVVLNNIDAGEEGYDNYYYGAYSDYEESAGTST
- a CDS encoding DegT/DnrJ/EryC1/StrS family aminotransferase, with the protein product MLRVKLRHLDQWTEARQRNAAVYRDLFGEAGLAVTLDEFSGGSPGVVLPFESPNVRHIYNQFVIRSQRRDELIKHLKERQIGTEIYYPVPMHLQECFADLGYGEGDFLASESAADQTLALPIYPELTYGMLSAVADAITEFYA
- a CDS encoding oligosaccharide flippase family protein, whose translation is MASGTAEVVTRVLTVVLAIVTARVLEPVEVGLLGLAVIVIGVVSMLGFYPETAAVAARGEESEGKYALAATAIRAALLASLFAITWLAFSAISRYLTGKDDAAGPLRDLLLVLAWMPVFELLSGYAQVVMQRRLELNLLARLQILQPVLFVGSALALLITGYGYIGVAWANIASSAAITLLLWWRLLSTGSAAWPGWPSKRIWTETIRGTMKVLIGGFGGYLGGRVDNLLVAGSIGPAAMSFYSMAWNASRTPANVFARAINFVLVPALARIQDDPSRVQRALRECLRTSYLLLAPACAILFVTAPVLVTYLIGPKWLPLVPALRVMCFTVLAVPILFACGALLVGTGRAHLVGIATGVQLATLFIAIPPLSGRWGVVGAAYADSVAVFLLTLTLVITARFATRQVGFRVLKSAAVPLVAAVSSGGLAFLLTSSIQSGAVRLSAGVCVTSLGYVLIVALLGGRAGLLDLADMVRTVVRRSPIPAASQM
- a CDS encoding class I SAM-dependent methyltransferase, which translates into the protein MSAVIAGNVSEYNLALAERIVPLVAEFFHLTEREVWERIDHELQSPGSTVADAWRLAKPKSPDEVMRFYGETDSYVYDLVVDHCHARRRGAWSALMARIERLGSPRSVLLYGDGIGSDSIALARCGHRVTYFDVPGITSAFARFRFERENPANLIAVIEAEADIPAWTFDVAVCIEVLEHVPDPPAVMRALHRALRPGGIALITESFESVGDEFPSHLPENFRYAGRTHQLMEGIGFANTYYNTDPVNRPMEFTKVGGDVSGALLKIKGKLRRAVESRWRRVSRVTG